Part of the Benincasa hispida cultivar B227 chromosome 11, ASM972705v1, whole genome shotgun sequence genome, CAATTACACTGTGAGGACGCATTCCACTACACACGATGTGGAAGTCCATCAGGTGTGTGTGTGGATCCTCATCTACACGTCTAGAAAAAGAAGGTAGTAAGTGAATGAGACcagtttttaattcaaaattacctATGGTCTCAAGATAAGTGATACAGAGGGGCTACTAAGTAAGGTCAAGAGCTGAAAGCTCCTTCAGGGTGAGCTCGATTGGCTGCACCATCGTCTCTTGTTCAAACTCTTTTTCAGAATGATCTTCTTCAAATGTGCCTTCAGCATGGATTTTGTCTTTTAAAGCTCTTCGTTCTCTAGCTTCTCCTCTCCGTCTCCTTTTCTCCCTACCAAGCTCTACAAAATACGACAAAGAATTTCGATCTTGGGATGATCGGATATACAAAGGAAGAAGGATTCAAGAACGAACAAAGAACCAAAAAccctttaaaaaagaaaatacttaGCTCTCCGAAAACGACGCCAATTTGGTCGGAGCGGAATTCGTCACCCAAAatctaaacaaaataattaaccGTATGCACCACAACAAAATACTATTCTTAGTGGCAAGACCGGGTCGAACATGGGAAGCCCACGAAATTCTTCTTTTAGGTGTTTATAGTATAAGTTAACCAAATTGAGGGGAAGGAGGGAGGGGGGTTGGAAGTTGTTTTGTTGCGAAAGAAATtaagatgaataaaataaaataaaatactaaaattcAGTTTGAGAAAGTCTAACTTGGGTTGTAATGGAACTCACCTGTTCGATGTACTCGATCATAAAATTCAAggtcatacaattaattttacttaactGAATTAATTGGAACAACCAGTTAATTCAACCTAATCAACTAACTAGTCCAATTTAAACCGATGAAAAACATGACAATTAAAATTTACCTATTTGCATTAAGAACTAGGGAAAAGTTAGGTTGAACATTCAATAAGGAACAACcttaattaaacatttggcTGATTCGATCCTAGGTTGGTTAGAACAATGCTCATCTTGGTGATTTGCAAGCTACCATAACCTACAGCTTCTAATTGATTCACATAAGATTAAATGTCACATATCTAATTCCAATCAAAAAGCAATAATTATAACATTCCCAAGCGCCCAATGAAATAACCATAAGCATTTGAAAAACATAATCGAAATCGAAAATCACAATATACTAGTTCAAAAGTCTCACAAGTACATCAAATAGGTGAAAAGTCATAGAAACCTAAGCTAGATCGAGTACCTTAGCTCATAATAATCATGAAAAATTTCAAGGTATTATCTTGATAAATTCTTAAACTAAAATAGAACAAAACGGAAGAGAAATCGAAGAAGTAGCCGGTTGGGATCAAAAGAAGTCGCTTTGGAGTTTGTAGCATCGCAACGTTGATGGCAGCGTTGTTTTCAGTTGCTATCTTTGAGTGTAATAATGCAACGTAAAGGTAGGTTGCGACACTGCGAGCGATGTGATGCTTCTTGCCAATGAGCATAACTTTATGCTTGGAGTAGAGTTGCTATATCGCACACGGGCATTTTGGTCTTCCATTTCCCAGTTGATGCAATTGAGCTTTGATTTGGCCTGTTTTAGCTTCATTTCGCCACTAACGCCCTATTCTACCTCTTAAGTGCTCAAAacctacaaaataacaaaattaacaCATAGAATTCTAGGACAATCCCGAATTAAGCAGATCtaaataacacattttcggTACTATCATAGTCATTCAATATAATTCTTCCCTAGGTCAATTAATCAATATGCATTGATATCAATTCACAACTTACAAGCTAATCTAACATATTGTTACATCGAATTAACATGCAATTTAATGTcacatatttcaaattaaatcttAGCTTttcatacattttcaagtagAAATACAATCAAAACATTCATAAACTGATAAGAATTTGAAAGACAATACAAGAATTGATGTGAGACGATCTAGAATAGAACGGATTTTAAGTAGACAAGTGTCCAGCTATAGTGTGCAAAATGGGAAAAACTACTCTATGCCTAAGCTAGAAAACATTGTCTTGGCCCATAATATTCATGATAGTCATCCAGGATTTCTTTGAATACATTCAAGAAttaagaaatggaaaaaaaagtaGAGAGAAATAGCTCTGCAACAACTGGTATTGTAGATTCTTTTAACCTAgcaactaaaatagtttatataaTATCAGAACGGTGCCACGACGCTAGGATGCTGCGCCATGGCACTAACGAAAAATTCACGCATATCAACTTTAAGGTATTCATGTAGAACGTAAATGTATGAAATCGAGGTATTCATTCCTATAGCGTCGAGCATGACGCCATAGAGTGTCGCAACACTATGCTTAGAGGggtaaattgataatttttcaCTTCTTTTTCCTCAGTTGGTGTAATTTAGCTTCGTTGTATCTCGTTTTAGCTTCATTTCATCACTAACACCCCGCTCTATCTCTTAGGTGCCCAAAACctataaaatcatcaaataaacacatagaAACTAGGAACACCCTTGAATTAAGCGGAGCAAGATAGAACATTTTCGGTATTAtcataaatatagcaaaatttcactatCTATCCATGATAGAGTATGATAGACATTAATTAGTATTAGTGCTAGATGTCTATCacggtctatcactgatagacagtgacattttgctatacttgaaaatattttcagcagttttatcatttaaaacaattagggtaattgcaaaaaaaaagataataatgtgaagttttgaaaaagaaaataattgatTGAAGTGCATCTTCTAGCATGTCATGAAAAGGCTCCATATTGCTTATTAAGCTTGGTTACCTAATaatattcataaaaataaagtctaaaaaaagaagtaaaattaccaaattcaacgcatagaaTATTAAATTTGCTGAGTTGGCTTCATCCAGTCCATTATACCCTAATCCTCTTTTTTAGGGATAAATCATAAATCATTGAAatgataattgaaaaatgaagaaaaattctatttttagaCCTAACAAAGGCATTTGTTTGTGTGGTGTTTCTAATTCCTATGGACCATATTTCTAACTTCACATGGCCTCCGAATATTATTTCATAGCCTTTTTTGTTCTACTTTGTGAGAAGAGGAGGCTATTTCAGTCACTTcacccaaaataataataataacaataatatattacattttgCTCCACGTTGGTTCCATctcattttagtctttatattttcgAGTAACTAAAATTATTACTCTTTGAACTTCCAATTACATCAAAATTTAGtaatttgaagttaattttcATCGAAATTGActaaataataagaataatttaATGCAAGAAATGACATCATGTAAgcgtattttcaaattttataaagaGAATACTAATATCGactacattttttaaattaaaataattaacatTTTGATCCATATACTTTgcacatttttaattttaacccatgtatttttaaatgtctaataattttagtttatatacttttaataaatcttaaatttagtctttacgactagtttattgttgattttttaattttttttaataatctatTAGCATTTTCTTTACTAATTTCCAtaacatattcatatattatattttcttacctgaaaattaattttgtcatttaacaaattaaatttctttaaaattttattttgaaaaactacATTTAAGATTATTAAACGTATAAacactaaatttaaacaaactCCAAATTACAACACCAAAACAGTACTTTTTAAAAGAGGAcctttttaatagaaaattaacaataaactaacaatGGTGCTGAATTTAAGATATTTCAAAACCACATGGGCTAAGGATGTATTTAGAataaattttcaagtgtttaatataaaatataaatcattttagaagaaatttaAAGTGTTTGtcaaccattcaaaatagtttttcgagtatattttaataaatttttgtcaaaagtatttagataaaaatgatttgtttgaaaaccatttttttctcaagtcaatcgaAACCGACCATAAAACGagacaaaacataaaataatggatcaattttaaaataataaaaataataaatgaactCACTATTCATTGATCTTTCTCAATCATTTTCCACCCTATAAAAAACCCCTTTCCTCCCTTCATTGATTGCCCAAACCACACACATATCtcctatctctctctctctcatcacTCATTTGCATacacaaaacttaaaaaaaaaaaaaaaaaagaaaaaaaagaagaaaagaaaaagaaaagaaagaccATTTTGAAaccttatttcttcttctttaatttcTAAAGCCATGAATTCCTCCTCTCAGCCACAAACCAAAGCTGTTCTCCCAGATGCTTGGGACTACAAAGGCCGCCCAGCCGACCGCTCGAAAACCGGTCGATGGACCGCAGCTGCCATGATTCTCGGTCTCGATCTTAAACACTTCTTTGCTAATTACTATCATTTTTATAGTGGTTAGATGTGTTAGAAAGTCGGGTCGAAAATtaagtaaaatattttatttttcaggaGGTGAGGCTGTAGAGAGGCTAACAACACTTGGAATTGCAGTGAATTTGGTGACATATATGACAGGAACCATGCATTTGGGGAATGCAACTTCTGCTAATACTGTCACCAATTTCCTCGGCACTTCCTTTATGCTTTGTCTTCTTGGTGGTTTCATTGCTGATACATTTCTTGGCaggttctattttttttctttttttctttttttcaaaaaagaattaaaccctttttagatttttttttcttttagatttttttaaggtTGTCTTTATTTTTGTCTCACTTTGATTATTTCCATTCATGTTTTTATAGGTACCTCACAATTGCCATCTTTGCAGCCATCCAAGCAACCgtaaaattcttttttaattttatttttttaattatgtgtaTACAAAGTTTTGAATTTAGGGGTTTgaatattggtaaaaaaaaaatatatcaacaattttttttttctataggGTGTTACAATCCTAACAATTTCTACAATAATCCCTTCCCTCCGGCCGCCGAGATGCACGGCAGAGTCGTCATCACATTGTGCTCCAGCCACCGATTTTCAACTGACGATCCTCTACATCGCTCTCTACACAACCGCTCTCGGCACCGGTGGCTTGAAATCCAGCGTCTCTGGCTTCGGTTCCGATCAGTTTGATGAGTCAAACAAGGAGGAGAGGGCCCAAATGACCACCTTCTTCAACtggttcttcttctttattAGTATTGGATCGCTTGCTGCTGTGACGGTTCTCGTCTACATTCAGGACAATTTGGGGCGACAATGGGGTTACGGTATTTGTGCTTGCGCCATTGTCGCAGGTTTAGTCGTATTCGTCTCTGGTACCAAAAAATATCGCTTCAAGAAGTTGGTTGGTAGCCCGTTGACACAGATCGCTACGGTTATCGTCGCTGCTTGGCGGAAACGATCTATGGATTTGCCAAATGATTCGTCATTTTTGTTCGACATTgatgactttggagatgaagggGGACATGGGAAGATGAAGAAGCAAAAGCTTCCTCGTTCTAAACAGTTCAGGTTAGTTTTTTCCATTCATTATTTGCTCATCTACTTTATTATGTTTGTTAATTAATAAGCacagtaaaaataaataaataaaaagtgaaTAACAATGAAAAAGGGGTCTTCCAGCCTTTTTGATTGGTAGGCGGTCCTATTGATTGAATTAAGATTCCATTCGATGAATCAGTGtttaataaacttaattttcaaaaatcaaataattattaaagaAAGCTTAATAAACTATTTTGAAATAGGTTAATCCATTGACTGTGGAATAAaatctttatgtttttttttttttaataatatgtgGAGTTGAAAAATCGAAAATCTAATTTTGAGATTAATAGTACAAATACTATATCAATTGAACTATGTTCATATGttattgccttttttttttcaaagatgaCATGAACTATTCTTAAAAGTCCTATCAATAATAAGAGAGATCATATATTCctacttaaaaataaaagccTTTCTTATTTTGAAGTTGATGTAAGATTTTGATTTAAACTTgtcaaaacaataaaattaggCCATATAGAAAATGAGGAGACAATTGTATAAAGAATTTGTATGAGCAAAGGAAACAAGAGGCTTATCTCTTTGGACATGCTTGGTGGAGAATAGTCCAATAATAgactttgaaaataaattttttgaaagttgtttttgaaatttatatgaTCAAACATCAAAGTCATTGGTACAAGTCATTTTCTCCTTGGAGAAACCATGCTCATGCTTATTGTCTGCCTGAAAATGGTAACAGTGAATCcaaaccctttttttttctttttgtcttttcCTAAATCTTaatagtcaaattttgaaaattaactttttggtaaaaaaaaaatcaataattatcaaataggattcatgttagattcctattttaataaataaataagaaaaaaattaggtACAGTCAAATTACATGCGAATAAAAATCTATCATGGGATAGATttcttattaaaagaaaaaatctcgTTTACTATGTAAGGGAAATGAGATACTTGGATTAAATGTAGTTTAGATTGTacttaaatattatctaataaataaataaataaataatagtaaagaaTTATTAAAATGTGTTGTTATGTTTTTGGGCAAGGACTAAAGACAAACCAAATTGTAGGACTAAAGTAAAACTTTTGAACCTTTTTTGAAAAgtagaaatcattttttttaagttaagaaatttcctttttccttttctaaaaaTCTTTTGGGCGTATTTGTAGAAGAGTAACTTGAAAAAAATAAGAGTATAGAGtgtgaaatatttgaattcCATAGCTCTACAAAATACCCATCAATAATTGAAAGATATTTTATCATGTCacattcaattaattaattactccAATAACACTTTAAGTGATAGTTAAGTTGtactgaaaaaataaaaagtgagagttaagtttaaaaaattgcATATTTTCGCATAGGGGTTGTAATAATTCTTAGCAAAGAATCAATAGCCAATAATAGTATATGAAAAGTATTTCACACCAAAATATTTTGAGCAATTTAGTGTTAAtagtttaaattcaattttgaactttgatttttagaaaacaaataaaatactcaattaCCCTTTATTATTAATCTTATTACAAACCTCTACGTATCTGATATGATATTATCTATTTTGAACATAAATCCTCATCGCTCGTTATcgttaaccattttttttttttaagaaaagggaaagatgtatatatatagttatggacattttcttttctagaCTAAACTATATTCTACCATGCCAATTTCTCTTAGGGTGAGTTTGCCCTTCTTATATGTTTGATTTTGTGGCTAGGGTTGAGTATTCTTATTGATAAGTTCATGCATTTATGtgacttttgattttgatattCTCATTATTATTACTTGAGTTATGGACaatatttttaacctaattaatttcaaataagtTTTAAATTCACTACTTTTCTGAAGTTCAAtttaaggaaacaaaaaaaagttttaggTTTGAGTTTGACccttaaactaaaattttaaatttgtaaggaaaaaaacattctttcttccttttataattatttttccaatttttttatgattttaaattatttaccatAGTCCTAAACTTTACTTGCCCCTATAATAACTTAACCGAGACGAAGTTTAATTTAAAAGCTTTCCATGATGATTCCATCGCTTCATTCTCAACTTCCACTTGTACTTTATTGAACTTACCAAtgtatttatttaagaaaaattttcacaaataaaaaaaaaaatatcaaattatttatagaaataacaaaaaaacac contains:
- the LOC120089896 gene encoding protein NRT1/ PTR FAMILY 6.3-like, which produces MNSSSQPQTKAVLPDAWDYKGRPADRSKTGRWTAAAMILGGEAVERLTTLGIAVNLVTYMTGTMHLGNATSANTVTNFLGTSFMLCLLGGFIADTFLGRYLTIAIFAAIQATGVTILTISTIIPSLRPPRCTAESSSHCAPATDFQLTILYIALYTTALGTGGLKSSVSGFGSDQFDESNKEERAQMTTFFNWFFFFISIGSLAAVTVLVYIQDNLGRQWGYGICACAIVAGLVVFVSGTKKYRFKKLVGSPLTQIATVIVAAWRKRSMDLPNDSSFLFDIDDFGDEGGHGKMKKQKLPRSKQFRFLDKAAIREPEKGADITLMNKWYISTLTDVEEVKMVIRMLPIWATNIMFWTVYAQMTTFSVSQATTMERYIGKSFQIPAASLTVFFVGSILLTVPIYDRFVVPIARKLLKNPQGLTPLQRIGVGLVMSMLAMVAAALTELKRLRVATSHHLVNGTAEVPLSVFWLIPQFFLVGSGEAFTYIGQLDFFLRECPKGMKTMSTGLFLSTLSLGFFFSSFLVTIVHKITGNKPWLADNLNQGKLYNFYWLLAILSALNFGVYLLCAKWYVYKDKRLAEEGIELEESEMVCHA